One window of the Solibacillus isronensis genome contains the following:
- a CDS encoding SDR family NAD(P)-dependent oxidoreductase, whose translation MFQNKTVIVTGAAQGIGRSVATHFAKAGANVVIADLEHDLGVQLAGELQKEGYSAIFAETDVRSEESVTQLMEMAAARFGEIHILINNAGKGKWISPLELSLEDWDDIINTNLRSVFLCSREAAKRMNSGGAIINLASTRAVMSEPNSEGYAASKGGILALTHALASSFSELSITVNSISPGWIETGDYDALRPSDHAQHFSNRVGKPDDIARACLYLANPENNFITGTDLTIDGGMTKKMIYEE comes from the coding sequence ATGTTCCAAAACAAAACCGTTATCGTAACAGGGGCAGCGCAAGGAATCGGGCGCTCCGTAGCAACCCATTTTGCAAAAGCCGGGGCGAATGTTGTCATCGCAGATCTCGAACATGACTTAGGTGTACAACTGGCAGGCGAACTTCAAAAAGAAGGGTACTCCGCAATCTTTGCAGAGACCGATGTGCGCAGTGAAGAGAGCGTTACTCAATTGATGGAGATGGCAGCAGCCCGTTTTGGCGAAATTCATATTTTGATCAATAATGCGGGAAAAGGGAAATGGATTTCCCCGCTGGAATTATCGCTCGAAGACTGGGATGACATCATCAATACGAATTTGCGCAGTGTCTTTTTATGTTCACGTGAAGCGGCAAAGCGGATGAACAGCGGCGGAGCGATTATCAATCTTGCTTCAACGCGAGCCGTCATGTCCGAACCGAATTCAGAAGGCTATGCGGCATCAAAAGGCGGAATCTTAGCCCTCACGCATGCATTAGCAAGTTCGTTCAGTGAGCTCAGCATAACAGTGAACAGCATTTCACCGGGATGGATTGAAACAGGGGATTACGATGCCCTCAGACCTTCCGACCACGCCCAGCATTTTTCCAACCGTGTCGGCAAACCAGATGATATTGCCCGCGCCTGTCTGTATTTAGCGAACCCGGAAAATAATTTTATTACCGGTACAGATCTGACAATCGATGGCGGAATGACGAAGAAAATGATTTATGAAGAATAG